Proteins encoded together in one Rana temporaria chromosome 6, aRanTem1.1, whole genome shotgun sequence window:
- the LOC120943811 gene encoding gamma-crystallin-3-like, with product MGKIIFYEDKNFQGRSYECSSDCSDLSSYFNRCNSIRVENGNWILYEAPNYKGYQYYLRRGDYPDFQQWMGFNDSIRSCHLTTQHRGPFILKVYEKEDFKGQMMEFTEDCQCVYEKFRYHDIHSCNVLDGHWMFYEEPNYKGRQYYLKPGEYRRFTNWGANSSRVGSFRRVQHLY from the exons ATCATCTTCTATGAAGACAAGAACTTTCAGGGCCGCTCCTATGAGTGTAGCTCTGACTGCTCTGACCTGTCCTCGTATTTTAACCGTTGCAACTCCATCCGTGTAGAGAATGGTAACTGGATTCTCTATGAGGCACCTAACTACAAAGGATATCAGTACTACCTAAGGAGAGGAGACTATCCTGATTTCCAGCAGTGGATGGGCTTCAATGACTCCATCAGATCCTGCCATTTAACTACCCAA CATCGTGGTCCATTCATCCTTAAAGTTTATGAGAAAGAAGATTTCAAAGGTCAGATGATGGAGTTCACAGAAGACTGCCAATGTGTTTATGAGAAGTTCCGTTATCATGATATTCACTCCTGCAATGTCCTCGATGGTCACTGGATGTTCTATGAAGAGCCCAACTATAAGGGACGTCAGTATTACCTGAAACCTGGAGAGTACAGGAGATTCACTAACTGGGGAGCCAACAGTTCTAGGGTTGGGTCTTTCAGGCGTGTCCAGCATCTTTATTAA